Proteins found in one Nitrospirota bacterium genomic segment:
- the atpH gene encoding ATP synthase F1 subunit delta, translating into MIKTAVARRYAQALFELLDASTIESTRAALTGLGEAIKDSVSLRHVVASPTFGAEGKIAVLAELGTRLGCPPVGRTFLAQLVKKNRVGFLPEIAEAFAKLADASKGTQQITVSSAAALPPAEQDRISSRLREMLKRQVDVTFHTDARHLAGVQIQLGSTVVDSTVRGRLQAMQSLLTKE; encoded by the coding sequence GTGATCAAGACAGCAGTTGCCCGACGTTATGCACAGGCACTCTTCGAGCTCCTCGACGCATCCACCATTGAGTCCACCCGCGCAGCCTTAACGGGATTAGGTGAGGCGATCAAAGACTCCGTCTCGCTGCGCCATGTCGTGGCCTCGCCGACGTTTGGTGCCGAAGGAAAAATCGCCGTTCTCGCAGAGCTCGGCACACGTCTCGGATGCCCTCCAGTCGGAAGAACATTTCTCGCACAGCTCGTAAAAAAGAATCGTGTCGGCTTTCTTCCGGAAATTGCTGAGGCCTTTGCGAAACTAGCTGATGCGTCAAAAGGCACTCAACAAATTACCGTGTCTTCGGCGGCGGCGTTACCCCCAGCCGAACAAGATCGAATCAGCTCTCGCTTGCGCGAGATGCTCAAACGTCAGGTTGACGTGACCTTTCACACGGATGCCCGCCATCTCGCCGGCGTTCAGATTCAACTCGGCAGCACGGTGGTCGATAGCACCGTCCGTGGGCGGTTACAAGCGATGCAGAGTTTGTTGACTAAGGAGTAG
- the atpA gene encoding F0F1 ATP synthase subunit alpha: MQIKADEISSIIKEKIKGFDKQVDVKETGSVIQVGDGIAKVYGLDGAMAGEMLEFPGGLYGIALNLEEDNVGAVLMGDDVGVKEGDPVKRTGRIAEVPVGEALIGRVVNAIGQPIDGKGPINSTLSSRIEVVAPGVNTRQSVREPLQTGIKAIDAMIPIGRGQRELIIGDRQTGKTAIAVDTIINQKGLNVFCIYVAIGQKRSTVARVVKTLEENHAMEYTIVVAATASDAAPMQYLAPFSGAAIGEYFRDNGKHALIVYDDLSKHAVAYRQLSLLLRRPPGREAYPGDVFYLHSRLLERAAKLSDKLGGGSLTALPIIETQAGDVSAYIPTNVISITDGQIYLGSDLFYSGIRPAINVGLSVSRVGGSAQIKTMKQVAGTLRLDLAQYREMAAFSQFGSELDKATQMQLARGVRMVELLKQGQYKPMPVADQVLSIYAGVNGYLDDVAVDKVQQFEADLLHYVQQNHAELKKELASIGKIDDKVGARLKEIISTFKQKMGYGAK, translated from the coding sequence ATGCAGATCAAGGCAGATGAAATCAGTTCGATCATCAAAGAAAAAATCAAAGGCTTCGACAAACAGGTCGACGTCAAAGAGACCGGCTCAGTCATCCAGGTCGGAGACGGAATCGCCAAGGTCTACGGTCTCGACGGTGCGATGGCCGGAGAAATGCTTGAATTCCCAGGCGGCCTCTACGGCATTGCGCTGAACCTAGAAGAGGATAACGTGGGCGCCGTGCTGATGGGCGATGATGTCGGCGTGAAGGAAGGCGATCCGGTCAAGCGAACTGGACGTATTGCAGAGGTTCCAGTCGGTGAAGCCTTGATCGGTCGTGTGGTCAACGCAATCGGCCAGCCTATCGACGGAAAAGGTCCCATCAACTCCACACTCTCGTCCCGCATCGAAGTGGTGGCCCCCGGCGTGAATACACGTCAGTCCGTGCGCGAACCTTTGCAAACCGGCATCAAGGCCATCGACGCCATGATCCCCATCGGCCGTGGTCAGCGTGAATTGATCATCGGCGACCGGCAAACCGGCAAAACCGCCATTGCCGTCGATACGATCATCAATCAAAAGGGCCTCAACGTATTTTGCATCTATGTCGCCATCGGACAGAAGCGCTCCACCGTGGCACGCGTCGTCAAGACGCTCGAAGAGAACCACGCTATGGAATACACCATCGTCGTGGCAGCCACCGCGAGCGACGCAGCCCCGATGCAATACCTGGCGCCGTTCTCGGGAGCAGCCATCGGCGAATATTTCCGAGATAACGGTAAGCATGCTTTGATCGTCTACGACGACCTCTCTAAACATGCTGTCGCCTATCGTCAGTTGTCCCTGTTGCTCCGTCGTCCGCCGGGACGCGAGGCCTATCCGGGCGACGTGTTTTATCTCCACTCCCGACTCTTGGAGCGCGCAGCCAAGCTCAGCGATAAACTCGGGGGAGGAAGCCTCACGGCCTTGCCCATTATTGAAACACAAGCCGGTGACGTGTCCGCGTACATTCCAACCAACGTCATCTCGATCACCGATGGCCAGATCTATCTCGGGAGCGATCTGTTCTACTCCGGTATCCGACCGGCCATTAACGTCGGTCTGTCGGTCTCACGCGTCGGAGGTTCGGCCCAAATCAAGACCATGAAGCAGGTGGCTGGTACCCTTCGGCTCGACTTGGCCCAGTATCGTGAAATGGCTGCCTTTTCACAGTTCGGCAGCGAACTCGATAAAGCGACTCAGATGCAGCTCGCTCGCGGTGTGCGCATGGTCGAATTGCTGAAACAGGGACAATACAAGCCGATGCCCGTTGCCGACCAGGTTCTCTCCATCTATGCCGGCGTCAACGGTTATTTGGACGATGTCGCTGTCGACAAAGTCCAGCAATTCGAGGCCGACCTCCTGCATTACGTGCAGCAGAATCATGCGGAGCTGAAAAAGGAGCTCGCGAGCATCGGGAAAATCGACGATAAGGTTGGCGCCAGACTGAAAGAGATTATCTCGACCTTTAAACAGAAGATGGGATACGGCGCTAAGTAG
- the atpG gene encoding ATP synthase F1 subunit gamma, whose translation MPSLQSLRRKIAAFKNTQKITKAMKMVAAAKLKRSQDRILAARPYALKMRAVVSNLSQRVNRSSHPLLQKREGKKVEVLVITSDRGLCGGFNGNIARKTSEFVRECEARGLQVNLSIVGRKGRDYFRRRTWPIRQEWTGIFDKLTFEHAIDIGGDLTDHFVKGTFDELYIVYNEFKSAIQQRVIVEKLFPVDTAAEFGTAQAEGTTGGSYFYEPDEAELLNVFIPKHFQIQTFRILLESAAAEHGARMAAMDGATRNAGQLIKKVTLHYNKTRQTAITKELMDIVGGAEALK comes from the coding sequence ATGCCGAGTTTACAGAGTCTGCGCCGTAAAATTGCGGCGTTTAAAAATACGCAAAAGATTACGAAGGCCATGAAAATGGTGGCCGCGGCGAAGCTGAAACGTTCGCAGGATCGCATCTTGGCGGCGCGGCCCTATGCGCTGAAGATGAGGGCCGTGGTCAGCAACTTGAGCCAACGTGTGAATCGATCCTCCCATCCCCTACTGCAAAAGCGTGAAGGCAAGAAGGTCGAAGTACTCGTCATCACGAGTGACCGCGGATTGTGCGGCGGCTTCAACGGCAATATTGCGCGGAAGACTTCCGAGTTTGTACGGGAATGTGAAGCCCGAGGGTTGCAAGTAAATTTAAGCATCGTCGGACGCAAGGGCCGCGACTATTTCCGCCGTCGTACCTGGCCAATTCGGCAGGAATGGACCGGCATCTTCGATAAGCTCACGTTCGAACATGCCATCGACATCGGCGGCGACCTCACCGACCACTTCGTCAAGGGTACGTTCGACGAACTCTACATCGTCTATAACGAATTTAAATCGGCCATTCAGCAGCGCGTGATCGTAGAAAAACTATTTCCAGTCGATACCGCAGCCGAGTTTGGAACGGCACAAGCGGAAGGCACGACCGGCGGCAGTTATTTCTACGAGCCGGATGAGGCCGAGCTGTTGAACGTTTTTATTCCAAAACATTTCCAGATACAAACATTTCGTATCCTCTTGGAATCTGCCGCGGCGGAGCATGGCGCCCGTATGGCGGCGATGGACGGTGCGACCAGGAACGCAGGCCAGTTGATCAAGAAAGTAACCTTGCATTATAACAAGACCCGTCAGACCGCCATTACCAAAGAATTGATGGACATCGTCGGCGGTGCCGAAGCGCTGAAATAG
- the atpD gene encoding F0F1 ATP synthase subunit beta gives MSIGKVIQVIGPVVDVEFPPGKLPSLYNAIKVIQEENKAAGTPAVSITLEVALHLGENRVRGIAMSTTDGLTRGMDVHDTGAPISVPVGRETLGRLMNVLGEPVDEMGPIKTTKTYPIHRPAPRLEDQDTKTEVLETGIKVIDLLEPYSKGGKVGLFGGAGVGKTVIIMELINNIALHHGGYSVFAGVGERTREGNDLWHEMQESKVIDPKDFSKSKVALVYGQMNEPPGARLRVALTGLSVAEYFRDEENQDVLLFVDNIFRFTQAGSEVSALLGRMPSAVGYQPTLSTEMGQLQERITSTKRGSITSVQAIYVPADDLTDPAPATAFAHLDATTVLSRQLAELGIYPAVDPLDSTSRILDPQVIGDEHYKVARGVQSVLQRYKDLQDIIAILGMDELSEDDKMAVARARKIQRFLSQPFHVAEAFTGSPGKYVKLKDTVRSFKEILAGKYDHLPEQAFYMVGPIEEVIAKAEKMGIKV, from the coding sequence GTGAGCATTGGAAAAGTCATTCAGGTCATCGGACCAGTCGTGGACGTGGAGTTTCCTCCCGGAAAACTGCCGAGCCTCTACAACGCCATCAAAGTGATTCAGGAAGAGAATAAAGCCGCCGGCACCCCCGCTGTCAGCATCACACTTGAAGTCGCGCTGCATCTCGGTGAAAACCGTGTGCGCGGGATCGCGATGTCCACGACCGACGGTTTGACGCGCGGAATGGATGTCCATGATACTGGCGCACCGATCTCTGTACCGGTTGGCCGCGAAACATTGGGTCGATTGATGAATGTGCTGGGCGAGCCGGTCGACGAGATGGGCCCGATCAAAACGACCAAGACCTACCCTATTCACCGCCCTGCGCCAAGGCTCGAAGATCAAGACACCAAGACCGAAGTCCTCGAAACCGGCATCAAGGTTATCGATCTTCTGGAGCCCTACAGCAAAGGCGGCAAAGTCGGCCTCTTCGGCGGCGCCGGAGTCGGCAAGACCGTCATCATCATGGAGCTCATCAACAACATCGCCTTGCACCATGGTGGATACTCAGTGTTCGCCGGCGTCGGTGAACGGACCCGTGAAGGCAACGACCTCTGGCACGAAATGCAGGAGTCGAAGGTCATCGATCCAAAGGACTTCAGCAAATCGAAAGTCGCGCTGGTCTATGGCCAGATGAACGAGCCGCCTGGAGCCCGTCTACGCGTCGCTTTGACCGGACTCTCCGTCGCAGAATATTTCCGCGATGAAGAGAACCAGGACGTGTTGCTCTTCGTGGACAATATCTTCCGGTTTACCCAAGCCGGTTCGGAAGTGTCTGCCTTGCTCGGCCGTATGCCATCCGCCGTCGGTTATCAGCCGACCCTCTCGACCGAGATGGGACAACTACAAGAACGCATTACCTCGACCAAGCGTGGTTCGATTACATCCGTGCAAGCCATCTACGTGCCGGCAGACGATCTAACCGACCCGGCGCCGGCCACGGCGTTCGCCCACTTGGATGCCACCACCGTGTTGTCACGGCAACTGGCTGAGTTGGGGATCTACCCAGCCGTCGATCCGCTTGACTCCACCTCGCGGATTCTCGACCCGCAAGTCATCGGCGACGAACACTATAAAGTCGCACGAGGAGTCCAGTCCGTGTTGCAGCGGTACAAAGATCTTCAAGACATTATTGCCATTCTCGGTATGGACGAACTGTCGGAAGACGACAAAATGGCGGTGGCCAGGGCGCGGAAGATTCAGCGCTTTTTGTCCCAGCCATTTCACGTGGCGGAAGCCTTTACCGGTTCACCAGGCAAGTATGTGAAGCTCAAAGACACCGTGCGAAGCTTCAAGGAAATTCTCGCTGGCAAATACGACCACCTCCCGGAGCAGGCCTTCTACATGGTCGGCCCGATCGAGGAAGTGATCGCAAAGGCAGAGAAAATGGGAATCAAGGTATAG
- a CDS encoding F0F1 ATP synthase subunit epsilon — protein MAGKILLEVVTPEKLLLSQQVDEVIAPGSEGEFGVLPGHCHFLTTLRIGELRYRVGEQTTHMAILWGFAEVTPTKVTIMAEIAEKAEDIDVERAQEAFVKAEQQLKAGGLPSEVKEAEISLEKARLRKKIADRARKVHA, from the coding sequence ATGGCAGGGAAGATTCTATTAGAAGTGGTGACACCGGAGAAGCTGCTCTTGAGCCAGCAGGTGGATGAAGTCATCGCACCAGGTTCAGAGGGTGAATTCGGCGTATTGCCAGGACATTGTCATTTTCTTACGACCTTACGCATCGGTGAGCTTCGCTATCGCGTTGGAGAGCAGACCACCCATATGGCGATTCTTTGGGGTTTCGCAGAAGTCACACCGACCAAAGTCACCATCATGGCCGAGATCGCTGAAAAGGCAGAAGACATTGACGTCGAGCGGGCTCAGGAGGCCTTCGTGAAGGCCGAACAGCAGCTTAAGGCTGGCGGGCTGCCCTCCGAAGTGAAAGAAGCAGAAATCAGTCTCGAAAAAGCCAGACTCCGCAAAAAGATCGCCGACCGTGCCCGCAAGGTTCACGCATAA
- a CDS encoding RluA family pseudouridine synthase, which yields MVTEFVVTTGEQPKRLDVFLVNREPNLSRSALQRLIGQGRVRINGQVVKPSQKIKPGDNIAFDIPKAEPLELKGEAIPLEILYEDDVLLLLNKPSGLVVHPAPGHWAGTLVNALLHHFQTSGGTVSTIGGKERPGLVHRLDKDTSGVMIIAKTDQAHRALSAQFKLHTITRVYEALITGIPKKGHGLIELAIGRDKKERKKFSAHTARPKESVTEYKVDHRFGKLAAHVLLYPRTGRTHQLRVHLTSLGHPILGDQTYGGKKVCEVEGVEIPRVMLHARTLGFRHPTTGEFQEYTKPFPTDMEQVVQALEALTPPLGAKKS from the coding sequence ATGGTGACAGAATTTGTTGTAACGACCGGCGAGCAACCCAAACGGTTGGATGTCTTCCTGGTCAATCGTGAGCCGAATTTATCGCGATCCGCCTTGCAACGATTAATCGGTCAAGGCCGGGTGCGGATCAACGGTCAGGTCGTCAAACCAAGCCAAAAGATCAAGCCAGGCGACAACATCGCTTTCGACATTCCAAAAGCAGAGCCGCTGGAACTCAAAGGTGAAGCAATCCCTCTGGAAATCCTCTACGAGGACGATGTGCTGTTGCTCTTGAATAAACCATCAGGCCTCGTCGTCCATCCTGCGCCCGGGCATTGGGCAGGCACATTGGTGAATGCCCTCCTCCACCACTTTCAAACCTCCGGCGGTACGGTCTCGACAATCGGAGGGAAAGAGCGGCCCGGTCTGGTCCATCGCCTGGACAAAGATACGTCTGGGGTCATGATCATCGCCAAGACAGACCAGGCCCACCGCGCCCTTTCCGCTCAATTCAAACTACATACGATCACGCGAGTATACGAGGCACTGATCACGGGCATACCGAAAAAAGGACATGGCTTGATCGAATTGGCCATCGGTCGGGATAAAAAGGAGCGGAAAAAGTTCTCAGCCCACACGGCGAGACCCAAGGAGTCCGTGACGGAATACAAGGTCGACCACCGATTCGGCAAACTGGCCGCTCATGTGCTCTTGTACCCGCGCACAGGCAGGACCCATCAACTCCGTGTCCATCTCACCTCTCTGGGCCATCCGATACTGGGAGATCAGACCTATGGGGGAAAGAAGGTCTGCGAAGTCGAGGGCGTTGAGATTCCCCGTGTCATGTTGCATGCCAGGACCCTGGGGTTCCGGCATCCCACTACGGGAGAATTCCAGGAATATACAAAGCCATTTCCCACCGATATGGAGCAGGTAGTGCAGGCACTCGAAGCGCTCACGCCTCCTCTGGGTGCTAAGAAATCTTGA
- a CDS encoding GNAT family N-acetyltransferase — protein sequence MPPTLKPAITFAEKKDLDPAKLVRLYQQAPWAKGRTLEDAREMLRHTDVAVTAWEGEALIGFGRVLTDYIYRATIWDVIVDKAYQGQGIGTDIVQRILKHPRLKKVELFWLCTRIPGFYEKLGFSSKEQTGMVWSRSKQGQTE from the coding sequence ATGCCCCCAACCCTCAAGCCCGCCATCACCTTCGCCGAGAAGAAAGACCTCGACCCCGCCAAACTCGTCCGCCTCTACCAGCAAGCACCCTGGGCTAAAGGGCGAACGCTTGAAGACGCACGTGAGATGTTGCGCCACACCGATGTGGCCGTGACAGCTTGGGAAGGTGAGGCGCTCATCGGATTTGGACGGGTATTAACGGACTATATCTACCGGGCGACCATCTGGGATGTGATTGTCGATAAAGCCTACCAGGGCCAGGGCATCGGCACCGATATCGTTCAGCGTATTCTGAAGCACCCCCGCCTCAAGAAAGTTGAACTCTTCTGGCTCTGCACCCGCATACCTGGGTTTTATGAAAAGCTTGGCTTTAGTTCGAAGGAGCAGACCGGGATGGTCTGGAGCCGGTCAAAACAAGGCCAAACGGAGTAA
- a CDS encoding outer membrane beta-barrel protein, whose protein sequence is MSLNLARVGLLGFLLASAFVFSSHAIAEEWKMEQGGIEPGKFVLGMRAGFAPLTQSLTANSSTAVGSLVSFQGLYSLNTWLLVGMMLEWERHGVDQERPYRDWGHQDTVSVLPTVEVRPVRFGPISPYANMSFGVNVNSFGENSSTRISPSNTFAWRLGWGADYMLTKQFALNTEMAYKRNDGHATVNGSRNNDWNASSFGFLFGAKLFF, encoded by the coding sequence ATGAGTCTCAATTTGGCTCGTGTTGGTTTACTGGGCTTCTTGCTGGCAAGTGCGTTTGTATTTAGCAGCCACGCGATAGCGGAAGAGTGGAAGATGGAACAGGGCGGAATTGAACCAGGAAAATTCGTGCTCGGTATGCGGGCAGGCTTTGCGCCCTTGACCCAATCGTTAACGGCTAATAGCTCAACCGCCGTGGGCTCCTTGGTTAGTTTCCAGGGGTTGTACAGTCTCAATACCTGGCTCTTGGTCGGGATGATGCTAGAGTGGGAACGCCATGGCGTGGATCAAGAGCGTCCGTATAGGGATTGGGGCCATCAAGACACGGTGTCGGTACTCCCGACCGTCGAAGTTCGACCGGTTCGATTTGGGCCGATCAGCCCCTATGCCAACATGAGCTTCGGGGTGAATGTGAATAGTTTCGGTGAAAATAGTTCGACGCGTATCTCTCCCAGCAATACCTTCGCCTGGCGGCTTGGCTGGGGTGCAGACTACATGCTGACCAAACAGTTCGCGTTGAACACGGAAATGGCCTATAAGCGGAACGACGGGCATGCGACAGTGAACGGCAGTCGTAACAACGATTGGAATGCCTCTTCGTTCGGCTTTCTCTTCGGTGCGAAACTCTTCTTTTAG
- a CDS encoding metal ABC transporter permease translates to MIELFTYDFMQRSLLAAAMVGGLCSVVGVFVVLRGLAFVGAGTAHAAFAGVALGYLMGWPPLVLAILFGLATVWITGWVEEKGRMKLDVSIGILYTTTMALAILFIGLMKTYNAEVYGYLFGSVLSVTTEELRVIGGLSVLVLGLIVLFSKELYFIAFDQEMAEASGVPARRIFFLLLTLVALTVVVSLKTVGAILVFAMILIPASTAYQLTSSLRTLTLYSIVIGVTTAVAGVVISATWDVPSGPAIVLLATTVFFISVLLSPKRMKHAVQAHAH, encoded by the coding sequence ATGATTGAGCTCTTCACGTACGACTTCATGCAACGGTCTTTGCTTGCCGCCGCGATGGTAGGAGGGCTCTGCTCGGTTGTCGGCGTGTTCGTCGTCCTACGAGGACTTGCGTTTGTTGGGGCAGGGACGGCGCATGCAGCTTTTGCCGGTGTGGCGCTGGGGTATCTTATGGGCTGGCCGCCGCTGGTGCTGGCGATTCTTTTTGGTCTGGCCACGGTCTGGATCACGGGCTGGGTTGAAGAAAAAGGCCGGATGAAGCTGGACGTCTCGATCGGTATTCTCTATACCACGACAATGGCCTTAGCCATTCTCTTCATTGGCTTGATGAAAACCTACAATGCAGAAGTGTATGGCTATCTATTCGGGAGCGTACTCTCGGTCACCACTGAAGAGCTGCGCGTCATCGGCGGGTTGAGTGTTCTTGTGCTCGGCCTCATCGTACTGTTTTCGAAGGAACTGTATTTTATTGCCTTCGATCAAGAAATGGCCGAAGCCTCTGGTGTTCCAGCACGACGAATATTTTTTCTTCTGCTCACCTTGGTCGCCCTCACCGTCGTCGTCTCGCTGAAAACGGTCGGTGCCATTCTGGTCTTTGCCATGATCCTGATTCCTGCCTCAACGGCCTATCAGTTGACCTCCAGCCTCAGGACGCTCACCCTCTACTCCATCGTCATCGGTGTTACCACAGCCGTCGCTGGTGTGGTGATATCAGCCACGTGGGATGTACCATCAGGCCCTGCGATTGTTCTCCTTGCCACCACTGTTTTTTTCATCTCGGTGCTTTTATCTCCGAAGAGGATGAAGCACGCAGTTCAGGCCCACGCGCATTAA
- a CDS encoding metal ABC transporter ATP-binding protein, with the protein MSDSLEPIIRFDHASFGFPGVIALKDISLSIHAGEFIGVIGPNGSGKTTLCRAILGLMAPVEGHLHIFDCACDALRCHHRAKIGYLPQKGVVDRNFPVTVLETVMMGRYGALGLFTRPGSNDRAIALEALSHVEMDKHKDTALGHLSGGQQQRVFIARALAQQPKVLLLDEPTTGLDMTAQHNVIELIEQLHDELRLTIVLITHDINMIRFRVDRLVLLKTRLYAAGPPAEVLKPEILSQVYGKDLVITDKDLIIVEDYHHHH; encoded by the coding sequence GTGTCAGACTCCCTCGAGCCTATCATTCGGTTTGACCATGCCTCGTTTGGATTTCCCGGCGTCATCGCGCTCAAGGATATCTCGCTCTCCATCCATGCGGGCGAATTCATCGGCGTCATCGGCCCGAACGGATCCGGAAAAACCACACTTTGCCGCGCCATCTTAGGTCTCATGGCTCCCGTTGAGGGCCACCTCCATATCTTCGATTGCGCCTGTGATGCCTTACGTTGCCATCACAGGGCCAAGATCGGGTACCTTCCGCAAAAAGGTGTCGTCGATCGCAACTTCCCGGTCACGGTCCTTGAAACGGTCATGATGGGTCGATATGGAGCCTTGGGCCTTTTCACGCGTCCAGGGTCGAATGATCGAGCGATTGCCTTGGAGGCACTCTCCCATGTTGAGATGGACAAGCATAAAGACACGGCTCTAGGCCATCTGTCAGGCGGTCAGCAGCAGCGGGTCTTTATCGCGCGGGCGTTAGCTCAACAGCCAAAAGTCCTTCTGCTCGACGAACCGACGACCGGGCTGGACATGACCGCTCAGCATAATGTGATTGAACTCATCGAGCAATTGCACGATGAGCTGAGGCTGACGATTGTGCTGATCACTCATGACATCAATATGATCCGCTTTCGGGTGGACCGACTCGTGCTCCTCAAGACACGCCTGTATGCCGCGGGGCCTCCTGCCGAGGTGTTGAAACCGGAGATCCTCAGCCAGGTTTACGGAAAAGATCTGGTGATTACAGATAAAGATCTCATCATTGTTGAGGACTATCACCATCATCATTGA